The following proteins come from a genomic window of Yinghuangia sp. ASG 101:
- a CDS encoding acetate/propionate family kinase, whose translation MVNAKHVLVVNAGSSSLKLSVLGPDGTARCRADLRVPDFIPPAAVGEFVRGAGPIDAVGHRVVHGGDVFPGPVRVSPETVAGIASLTPLAPLHQGRALAAIDAVREALPTTPAVACFDTAFHRSLPAEAATYALPRAWRDRWHLRRYGFHGLSHAYAAGRAAGLTGLDPASVRVVTCHLGAGASLCAVRGGVSVDTTMGFTPTEGLVMATRPGDVDAGLVVRLLREGVGLDDLDDALEHRSGLAALAGHGGDMRAIREAADRGDEAARAARRMYAYRIRTHVAAMAAAMGGLDVLVFTGGVGEHDSGVRAAATEHLGFLGVAVAPDANEEAHADADITAPGAAVRSLVVTAREDVEVAAETRRLLAP comes from the coding sequence ATGGTGAATGCCAAACACGTCCTGGTCGTCAACGCGGGGTCGTCGAGTCTGAAGCTGTCCGTCCTCGGGCCCGACGGCACCGCCCGGTGCCGGGCCGACCTGCGGGTCCCCGACTTCATTCCGCCCGCCGCGGTCGGCGAGTTCGTCCGCGGGGCCGGGCCGATCGACGCGGTCGGGCACCGCGTGGTGCACGGCGGCGACGTGTTCCCGGGGCCGGTCCGGGTGTCGCCCGAGACGGTCGCCGGCATCGCGTCGCTGACGCCGCTCGCGCCCCTGCACCAGGGGCGGGCGCTCGCCGCGATCGACGCGGTGCGCGAGGCGCTGCCGACGACGCCGGCGGTGGCGTGCTTCGATACGGCGTTCCACCGCTCGCTGCCCGCCGAAGCGGCGACGTACGCGCTGCCGCGCGCGTGGCGCGACCGGTGGCACCTGCGGCGCTACGGCTTCCACGGCCTGTCCCACGCGTATGCCGCGGGCCGCGCGGCGGGGCTCACCGGGCTGGATCCGGCGTCCGTGCGCGTGGTCACGTGCCATCTGGGGGCCGGGGCGTCGCTGTGCGCGGTGCGCGGCGGCGTGTCCGTCGATACGACGATGGGCTTCACGCCGACCGAGGGCCTGGTGATGGCGACCCGTCCCGGCGACGTCGACGCGGGTCTCGTGGTGCGGCTGCTGCGCGAGGGCGTCGGGCTCGACGACCTGGACGACGCGCTGGAGCACCGCTCGGGCCTGGCGGCGCTCGCGGGCCACGGCGGCGACATGCGCGCGATCCGCGAGGCGGCGGACCGGGGCGACGAGGCCGCACGGGCCGCGCGGCGGATGTACGCGTACCGGATCCGGACCCACGTCGCCGCGATGGCCGCCGCGATGGGCGGTCTCGACGTGCTCGTGTTCACCGGCGGCGTCGGCGAACACGACTCCGGCGTACGGGCGGCGGCCACCGAGCACCTGGGGTTCCTGGGCGTCGCGGTGGCCCCGGACGCCAACGAGGAAGCGCACGCCGACGCCGACATCACGGCGCCGGGAGCGGCGGTGCGCTCCCTCGTCGTCACCGCACGCGAGGACGTCGAGGTCGCGGCCGAGACCCGGCGCCTGCTGGCGCCGTGA
- a CDS encoding phosphoketolase family protein: protein MTDLIPVAGTRLTATHTVNAWWRAANYLAVGQLYLMDNPLLTEPLRPEHVKPRLLGHWGTCPGLNLVYAHLNRVIRERGTTMMHVTGPGHGGPAALAGAWLDGTYTERYPDVSRDIAGMRTLFREFSFPGGVPSHIAPCVPGSIHEGGELGYSLSHAFGAAFDNPDLVVACVIGDGEAETGPLAASWHGTKFLSPVSDGAVLPILHLNGWKIANPAVLARLPREELDALLTGCGWVPEYVEGDDPDTVHTALARALDRSLDEIARIQAAARDGREVGRPHWPMIVLRTPKGWTGPHEVDGQPVEGTWRSHQVPLTAVRENPEHLRLLERWLRSYRPDELFDTEGRPTADVLANVPPGDARLGAVPHANGGLLVRSLPLPDVADYAVGVPAPGFGLDEPTRALGAWLRDVMAASAPRRDFRMFGPDETASNRLAAVYEASPKAWQGPFLDVDQHLAGDGRVMEILSEHTCQGWLEGYLLTGRHGVFSTYEAFTHLVSSMFNQHAKWLHESAKLDWRPPIPSLNYLLTSHVWRQDNNGFSHQDPGFVDHVVNKRPEVVRVYFPPDANTLLVTADHVLRSRGLVNVVVAGKQPTPSWLDIESARLHCVRGAGVWEFASNDQGSPDVVLACAGDVPTLETLGAVDLLRRHLPELRVRVVNIVDLMRLLPPSEHPHGMPDADYDALFGTDVPVIFAYHGYPWLIHRMTYRRQGHAQLHVRGYKEFGTTTTPFDMVVLNDMDRYQRVIDVIDRVPTLGRNAADVRQLMTDMRTRHHSWIREHGEDMPEIRDWRWNVPAGEGGQASG from the coding sequence ATGACCGACCTCATCCCGGTGGCCGGCACCCGGCTCACCGCGACGCACACGGTGAACGCGTGGTGGCGGGCCGCGAACTATCTCGCGGTCGGCCAGCTCTACCTCATGGACAACCCGCTGCTCACCGAGCCGTTGCGGCCCGAACACGTCAAGCCGAGGCTGCTCGGCCACTGGGGTACCTGTCCCGGCCTGAACCTGGTGTACGCGCACCTCAACCGCGTCATCCGGGAGCGCGGCACGACGATGATGCACGTGACCGGGCCCGGCCACGGCGGTCCGGCGGCGCTCGCGGGCGCGTGGCTGGACGGCACGTACACCGAGCGCTACCCGGACGTGTCGCGCGACATCGCGGGCATGCGGACGCTGTTCCGGGAGTTCTCGTTCCCGGGTGGCGTGCCGAGCCACATCGCGCCGTGTGTGCCCGGTTCGATCCACGAGGGCGGCGAGCTGGGCTACAGCCTGTCCCACGCGTTCGGCGCGGCGTTCGACAACCCCGACCTGGTGGTCGCCTGCGTCATCGGCGACGGCGAGGCGGAGACGGGCCCGCTGGCCGCGTCCTGGCACGGGACGAAGTTCCTGAGCCCGGTCTCGGACGGCGCGGTGCTGCCGATCCTGCACCTCAACGGCTGGAAGATCGCCAACCCCGCGGTCCTCGCCCGCCTGCCCCGCGAGGAGCTGGACGCGCTGCTGACCGGCTGCGGCTGGGTGCCGGAGTACGTCGAGGGCGACGACCCCGACACCGTGCACACCGCGCTCGCGCGGGCGCTGGACCGCTCGCTCGACGAGATCGCGCGCATCCAGGCGGCGGCGCGCGACGGCCGCGAGGTCGGCCGCCCGCACTGGCCCATGATCGTGCTGCGCACCCCCAAGGGCTGGACGGGCCCGCACGAGGTCGACGGGCAGCCGGTCGAGGGCACGTGGCGGTCCCACCAGGTCCCGCTGACGGCCGTGCGGGAGAACCCGGAGCACCTGCGCCTGCTGGAGCGGTGGCTGCGCTCGTACCGGCCCGACGAGTTGTTCGACACCGAGGGGCGGCCCACGGCCGACGTGCTCGCCAACGTGCCCCCCGGCGACGCGCGCCTCGGTGCGGTGCCGCACGCCAACGGCGGCCTGCTCGTACGCTCCCTGCCGCTGCCGGACGTGGCCGACTACGCGGTCGGCGTCCCCGCCCCCGGCTTCGGCCTCGACGAGCCCACGCGGGCGCTGGGCGCGTGGCTGCGGGACGTGATGGCGGCGAGCGCGCCGCGCCGCGACTTCCGGATGTTCGGCCCGGACGAGACCGCGTCGAACCGCCTCGCGGCGGTGTACGAGGCGAGCCCCAAGGCGTGGCAGGGCCCGTTCCTCGACGTGGACCAACACCTCGCGGGCGACGGCCGGGTGATGGAGATCCTGTCCGAACACACGTGCCAGGGCTGGCTGGAGGGCTACCTGCTGACCGGACGCCACGGCGTGTTCTCGACCTACGAGGCGTTCACCCACCTGGTCTCGTCGATGTTCAACCAGCACGCGAAGTGGCTGCACGAGTCGGCGAAACTCGACTGGCGGCCCCCGATCCCGTCGCTCAACTACCTTCTGACGTCGCACGTCTGGCGTCAGGACAACAACGGCTTCTCGCACCAGGACCCCGGGTTCGTCGACCATGTGGTCAACAAACGGCCCGAGGTCGTCCGCGTCTACTTCCCGCCGGACGCCAACACGCTGCTGGTCACCGCGGACCACGTGCTGCGCAGCCGCGGGCTGGTCAACGTCGTCGTCGCGGGCAAGCAGCCGACGCCGAGTTGGCTCGACATCGAGTCCGCCCGCCTGCACTGCGTCCGGGGCGCGGGAGTATGGGAGTTCGCGTCCAACGACCAGGGTTCGCCGGACGTCGTGCTGGCCTGTGCGGGCGACGTGCCGACCCTCGAAACCCTCGGCGCCGTCGACCTGTTGCGCCGCCACCTGCCCGAACTGCGGGTGCGGGTGGTCAACATCGTCGACCTGATGCGGCTGCTGCCGCCGTCCGAGCACCCGCACGGGATGCCCGACGCCGACTACGACGCGTTGTTCGGCACGGACGTGCCGGTGATCTTCGCGTACCACGGCTATCCGTGGCTGATCCACCGCATGACGTACCGGCGGCAGGGCCACGCCCAGCTGCACGTCCGCGGATACAAGGAATTCGGCACCACCACAACGCCGTTCGACATGGTCGTCCTCAACGACATGGACCGCTACCAGCGCGTCATCGACGTCATCGACCGCGTCCCGACCCTGGGCCGCAACGCCGCCGACGTGCGCCAGCTCATGACGGACATGCGCACCCGCCACCACTCCTGGATCCGCGAACACGGCGAGGACATGCCGGAGATCCGCGACTGGCGGTGGAACGTCCCGGCGGGGGAGGGCGGCCAGGCTTCCGGATGA
- a CDS encoding response regulator yields the protein MTSPSPPIRVFLLDDHEIVRRGLCDLLGAEPDIEVVGESASAREAMRRIPALDPDVAVLDGRLPDGSGIDVCREVRSRFPHIKALILTSYDDEDALFAAIMAGAAGYVLKQIRGNDLVDGVRRVAAGQSLLDPVITAKVLDRVRTGNTVDPRLAELSAREREVLDLVTQGLTNRQIAERMRLAEKTVKNYVSALLAKLGLERRVQAAVFATEVHRRPPGGAG from the coding sequence ATGACGTCCCCGAGCCCGCCGATCCGGGTGTTCCTGCTCGACGACCACGAGATCGTCCGCCGAGGCCTGTGCGACCTGCTCGGCGCCGAGCCCGACATCGAGGTCGTGGGCGAGTCCGCGTCCGCGCGGGAGGCGATGCGCCGCATCCCCGCGCTCGACCCGGACGTCGCCGTCCTCGACGGGCGGCTGCCGGACGGCAGCGGCATCGACGTGTGCCGCGAGGTCCGCTCCCGGTTCCCGCACATCAAGGCGCTGATCCTGACGTCGTACGACGACGAGGACGCGCTCTTCGCCGCGATCATGGCCGGCGCCGCCGGCTACGTGCTCAAGCAGATCCGCGGCAACGACCTCGTCGACGGGGTGCGCCGCGTCGCCGCCGGGCAGTCGCTGCTCGACCCGGTCATCACCGCCAAGGTGCTCGACCGCGTCCGCACCGGCAACACCGTCGACCCGCGCCTCGCCGAACTGTCCGCCCGCGAACGCGAAGTGCTGGACCTCGTGACGCAGGGCCTGACGAACCGGCAGATCGCCGAGCGGATGCGGCTCGCGGAGAAGACGGTGAAGAACTACGTCTCCGCGCTGCTGGCCAAACTCGGCCTCGAACGCCGCGTACAGGCCGCGGTGTTCGCCACCGAGGTGCATCGGAGGCCCCCGGGCGGAGCGGGCTGA